Proteins found in one Sorghum bicolor cultivar BTx623 chromosome 1, Sorghum_bicolor_NCBIv3, whole genome shotgun sequence genomic segment:
- the LOC8080809 gene encoding alpha-N-acetylglucosaminidase isoform X2, whose product MSSLLARSIDSYVWWDWKRWEKEIDWMALQGINLPLAFTGQESIWQKVFKSFNVTDRDLDDFFGGPAFLAWARMGNLHGWGGPLSQNWLDQQLALQKKVLSRMIELGMVPVLPSFSGNVPAVFAKLFPSANITLLGDWNTVDANPKWCCTYLLDPSDSLFIDVGQAFIRQQIKEYGDVTNIYNCDTFNENTPPTDEPAYISSLGSAIYEAMSRGNKNAVWLMQGWLFYSDAAFWKEPQMKALLHSVPIGKMIVLDLFADVKPIWKMSSQFYGVPYIWCMLHNFGGNIEMYGVLDSISSGPIDARTSYNSTMIGVGMCMEGIEHNPVVYELMSEMAFHNKKVEVEDWLKTYSYRRYGRANAEIEKAWRYLYHTIYNCTDGIADHNKDYIVEFPDISPSSISSQLSKRRGMSIMRNHRRFFLSEVSGSLPHPHLWYSTKEAIKALELFLDAGSTFSKSLTYRYDLVDLTRQCLSKLANEVYLDAMSSYQKKDSNGLNSHTRKFLEIIMDIDTLLAADDNFLLGPWLESAKSLAITEKERQQYEWNARTQVTMWYDNTETEQSKLHDYANKFWSGLLKSYYLPRASKYFAYLTRSLQENQSFQLEEWRKDWISYSNEWQSGKEVYAVKATGDALAIARSLYRKYLSS is encoded by the exons ATGTCGTCACTTCTAGCT CGTTCTATAGACTCCTATGTGTGGTGGGACTGGAAAAGATGGGAGAAAGAAATTGACTGGATGGCACTTCAAGGAATTAACTTGCCTTTAGCATTTACTGGACAGGAATCTATCTGGCAGAAGGTTTTTAAG AGTTTTAATGTTACCGACAGAGATTTAGATGATTTTTTCGGTGGACCAGCTTTCCTGGCTTGGGCTAGAATGGGGAACTTGCATGG CTGGGGTGGACCACTGTCACAAAACTGGTTGGATCAACAATTGGCATTGCAGAAGAAAGTACTATCCCGGATGATTGAGCTTGGGATGGTCCCTG TTCTTCCATCGTTCTCAGGAAATGTTCCAGCTGTTTTCGCAAAATTATTTCCATCAGCCAACATTACCCTGCTTGGTGATTG GAATACAGTTGATGCTAATCCTAAGTGGTGCTGCACTTATCTTCTTGATCCTTCTGATTCATTGTTTATAGATGTGGGGCAGGCTTTTATCAGGCAACAGATAAAAG AGTACGGCGATGTAACCAACATCTATAACTG TGACACGTTCAATGAGAATACCCCACCAACAGATGAACCAGCATATATTTCATCACTTGGTTCTGCTATCTATGAAGCAATGTCCCGAGGTAACAAGAATGCAGTGTGGTTAATGCAG GGTTGGTTATTCTACTCAGATGCTGCATTCTGGAAGGAGCCACAAATGAAA GCACTTCTTCACTCTGTTCCAATTGGTAAGATGATAGTTCTCGATTTATTTGCTGATGTCAAGCCCATTTGGAAAATGTCCTCTCAGTTCTACGGTGTACCTTACATCTG gtgCATGTTACACAACTTTGGTGGGAACATTGAAATGTATGGCGTACTTGATTCAATTTCATCTGGCCCCATTGATGCCCGTACAAGTTACAATTCAACAATG ATTGGTGTTGGCATGTGCATGGAGGGAATAGAGCACAATCCAGTTGTTTATGAACTTATGTCTGAAATGGCATTTCATAATAAGAAGGTTGAAGTTGAG GACTGGTTAAAAACATACTCCTATAGGAGATATGGTCGAGCGAATGCTGAAATAGAGAAAGCTTGGAGATATTTGTATCATACAATATACAATTGCACCGATGGAATTGCG GATCATAATAAAGACTACATAGTTGAATTTCCAGACATAAGTCCCAGCTCAATTAGTTCTCAGCTTTCTAAACGAAGGGGTATGTCAATTATGAGAAACCATAGGAGGTTTTTCTTAAGTGAGGTGTCTGGAAGCCTACCACATCCGCACCTATGGTATTCTACGAAGGAGGCCATCAAAGCCCTTGAACTATTTCTTGATGCAGGAAGCACATTTTCAAAAAGTCTCACATATAG GTATGACCTTGTCGACCTAACTAGGCAGTGCCTATCCAAACTAGCAAATGAAGTGTACCTTGATGCGATGAGTTCGTACCAAAAGAAAGATTCAAATGGCCTGAATTCTCACACGAGGAAATTTCTTGAGATCATCATGGATATTGATACACTACTAGCTGCTGATGATAACTTTCTGCTGGGCCCCTGGCTGGAAAGTGCAAAAAGCCTTGCTATAACTGAAAAGGAACGCCAGCAG TATGAGTGGAACGCCAGAACACAGGTGACGATGTGGTATGACAACACAGAGACCGAGCAGAGTAAATTGCATGACTACG CCAATAAGTTTTGGAGCGGGCTACTGAAGAGCTATTACCTTCCAAGGGCGTCAAAATACTTCGCCTACTTAACAAGGAGCCTGCAAGAGAACCAGAGCTTCCAGCTGGAGGAGTGGAGGAAGGATTGGATCTCATATTCCAACGAGTGGCAGTCCGGGAAGGAGGTGTATGCCGTGAAGGCCACGGGTGATGCTTTGGCCATCGCCAGGTCACTGTACAGAAAATACTTGAGTTCTTGA